The Neobacillus sp. PS3-34 genome has a window encoding:
- a CDS encoding methyl-accepting chemotaxis protein, giving the protein MSLKFKFLLTNMFVILLFLGNIMFVMYNMHEISNRMQEMKEKDIKITLNAERMKLDVVQVQQWLTDISATRGAAGYDDGFSEAKKYAADFRDTLKELKKLDNQNSVQIESFSASFEPYYAMGIKLANAYISGGPDQGNIIMGDFDSFAEDINKKIEQYRIQKEKTMTADLNALEKNLNHSNTVTTITVIFTTLFSMAITYSILNPILAAIKKLAMTSQSISNGDLTQTIHVNRKDEVGVLAHSFEEMRTNLALLINNINTSSDRLFRNSKNLLESAKQTDDAANQVAVTISQIAEGSEHQAQQISDISEYSGISVTQVNQGYLLATNTLERATLSTQAAINGQSAINQAILHLQEVSKDVTQSTIEIQKLGNRSKQIGEIINLISHISSQTNLLALNAAIEAARAGEHGKGFAVVADEVRKLAEETNRATGEITNQIELIQKDTENAIALMSKNKKMVEKEAAFIQTGGESLASIVDAVKKTEENINELVPILNDINLHAKKIHQMSEDAAAIVEQTASSSQEVAAGSEEQSAMCKDIANYAEELAKIAEKLNQDVSTFRLE; this is encoded by the coding sequence ATGTCACTTAAATTCAAATTCCTTTTAACTAACATGTTTGTCATTCTTTTATTTCTAGGAAATATTATGTTTGTTATGTACAATATGCACGAAATATCCAATAGAATGCAGGAGATGAAGGAAAAAGATATTAAAATTACTTTGAATGCAGAAAGGATGAAGCTTGACGTAGTACAAGTTCAGCAGTGGCTGACGGATATCAGTGCTACCAGAGGCGCTGCAGGATACGATGATGGTTTTTCAGAAGCCAAAAAGTATGCAGCGGATTTTAGGGATACATTGAAAGAGCTGAAAAAATTGGATAATCAAAATAGTGTACAAATAGAAAGCTTTTCTGCATCATTTGAGCCTTATTATGCAATGGGTATTAAATTGGCAAACGCCTATATCAGCGGTGGACCAGATCAAGGCAATATCATCATGGGAGATTTTGATTCTTTTGCAGAGGATATTAATAAAAAAATTGAACAGTATCGTATTCAAAAAGAAAAAACAATGACGGCCGATTTGAATGCATTGGAAAAAAACTTAAATCATTCCAATACTGTAACCACCATTACTGTCATTTTCACCACTTTATTTTCAATGGCTATTACCTATAGTATTTTAAATCCAATCCTGGCAGCAATAAAAAAGCTCGCCATGACTAGCCAGTCTATTTCAAACGGGGACCTTACCCAAACAATACATGTAAACAGAAAAGATGAGGTTGGAGTGCTCGCACATTCGTTTGAGGAAATGAGAACGAATTTAGCTTTGCTTATTAATAATATTAACACGTCATCAGACAGACTCTTTCGAAATAGCAAAAACCTGTTGGAATCTGCTAAGCAGACTGATGATGCCGCCAACCAGGTTGCAGTTACCATCTCGCAAATCGCAGAAGGTTCCGAACATCAGGCTCAGCAAATCAGTGATATTTCCGAATACAGCGGTATTTCTGTTACACAAGTAAATCAGGGATATTTATTGGCGACCAATACTTTGGAAAGAGCGACTCTTTCAACTCAAGCAGCTATTAATGGTCAATCGGCAATAAATCAGGCTATCCTTCACCTACAGGAGGTATCAAAGGATGTAACACAATCCACAATTGAAATACAAAAGCTGGGTAACAGATCTAAACAAATTGGTGAAATCATTAATTTGATTTCTCATATTTCTTCCCAAACAAATTTGCTGGCGTTAAATGCAGCCATTGAAGCTGCAAGGGCTGGTGAGCACGGAAAAGGTTTTGCAGTGGTAGCTGATGAAGTCCGAAAACTGGCTGAAGAAACCAACCGGGCTACTGGAGAAATAACCAATCAAATTGAATTGATCCAAAAAGACACTGAAAATGCCATTGCACTTATGAGCAAAAACAAAAAGATGGTAGAGAAAGAAGCGGCATTTATCCAAACTGGAGGAGAATCCCTTGCCAGTATAGTGGATGCTGTGAAAAAAACAGAGGAAAATATCAATGAACTCGTCCCAATATTAAATGATATAAATCTTCATGCGAAAAAAATCCATCAGATGTCTGAAGATGCAGCTGCCATTGTGGAACAAACAGCCTCTTCATCCCAGGAGGTTGCTGCAGGATCTGAAGAACAGTCCGCCATGTGCAAAGACATAGCGAATTACGCTGAAGAGTTAGCAAAAATCGCAGAAAAACTTAATCAAGATGTTAGCACGTTTAGACTGGAATAA
- a CDS encoding LacI family DNA-binding transcriptional regulator — protein sequence MTITIRDVAREANVAPSTVSRVIANSSKISEKTKKRVREVMEKLDYYPNYQARSLAAKSTETIGIIMPNSAYYSFQNPFFPEVLRGICTSAHACRFGIYLSTGSDEDEIFEEVVSMVQGRRVDGIILLYSRVNDRTLNFLADSDLPFTIVGRPFENSEKITFVDNDNVSTTKQVTNYLIELGHRNIAFVGGNLNFVVTIDRLNGYKAALEEAGVPYLDNYVILGKMKGSETLQSLLSLKTPPTAIVTQDDLFAYEMISHLEGLKVKVPEDVSIISFNNLTLSNHSKPPLTSVDINIFELGFQAAECLIGKIKNPDMQPKKITIPTQLIERKSCHVRKM from the coding sequence ACTATTACCATAAGAGACGTGGCCAGGGAAGCAAATGTAGCACCATCAACAGTTTCGAGGGTAATTGCAAACAGTTCAAAAATCAGTGAAAAAACGAAGAAACGCGTTCGTGAAGTAATGGAAAAGTTGGACTATTATCCAAATTATCAGGCGCGAAGTCTGGCAGCAAAAAGTACCGAGACAATCGGGATTATTATGCCTAACTCGGCCTACTACTCTTTTCAAAATCCCTTTTTTCCTGAGGTCCTGCGTGGCATTTGCACCAGTGCACATGCGTGTAGATTTGGAATATATCTATCGACAGGTTCAGATGAGGATGAGATTTTTGAAGAGGTTGTCAGCATGGTCCAGGGCAGAAGGGTCGATGGTATCATTCTTCTCTATTCAAGAGTGAATGATCGAACGTTGAACTTTCTGGCGGATTCCGACTTACCGTTTACCATTGTTGGAAGGCCATTTGAAAACAGTGAAAAGATAACTTTTGTAGATAATGATAATGTTTCTACCACTAAACAGGTCACGAATTATTTGATTGAGCTTGGACATAGGAATATTGCCTTTGTTGGCGGAAATTTAAATTTTGTCGTGACAATTGACAGATTAAATGGGTACAAAGCAGCTCTGGAGGAAGCAGGAGTCCCTTATTTGGACAACTATGTTATCCTGGGTAAAATGAAAGGAAGCGAAACACTTCAATCGCTTCTCTCTCTGAAAACCCCACCAACTGCTATTGTTACCCAGGACGATTTATTTGCTTATGAAATGATTAGCCATCTGGAGGGCTTAAAAGTGAAGGTGCCCGAGGATGTTTCTATCATCAGCTTTAATAATCTCACCCTGTCAAATCACTCCAAGCCACCTTTAACCTCGGTTGATATCAATATTTTTGAGCTGGGATTTCAGGCAGCAGAATGTCTTATTGGGAAAATTAAGAATCCTGACATGCAGCCAAAGAAGATTACCATACCTACCCAGCTAATTGAACGAAAATCATGCCATGTTAGAAAAATGTAA
- a CDS encoding metal-sensitive transcriptional regulator has protein sequence MLFENEEKEVELEESCSHHSDRKSHHSEKVKKNLVTRLNRIEGQIRGIKGLIERDTYCDDVITQISATQSALNSVAKLLLEGHMKSCVVERIQEGDLEVLDEVLLTVQKLMKK, from the coding sequence ATGCTTTTTGAAAACGAAGAAAAAGAAGTTGAACTTGAAGAATCTTGCAGTCATCACAGTGATCGAAAAAGCCACCATTCTGAAAAAGTGAAGAAAAATTTGGTTACGAGGCTGAATCGTATTGAAGGGCAAATCAGAGGTATTAAAGGTTTAATCGAAAGAGATACCTACTGCGATGATGTTATCACCCAAATATCTGCGACCCAGTCGGCATTAAATAGTGTCGCAAAGCTTTTGCTCGAGGGACATATGAAGAGCTGCGTTGTTGAACGAATTCAAGAGGGCGACCTCGAAGTCCTGGATGAAGTACTGCTGACGGTACAAAAGCTTATGAAAAAATAG
- the copZ gene encoding copper chaperone CopZ, whose product MENITLNVKGMSCGHCVKAVEGSVGKLNGVERVLVDLDKAQVHVEFNSSEVGVEKIKETIDDQGYDVE is encoded by the coding sequence ATGGAAAATATAACGTTGAATGTAAAAGGCATGTCCTGCGGCCATTGTGTAAAAGCAGTTGAAGGTAGCGTTGGCAAATTGAACGGCGTTGAAAGAGTTTTGGTTGACTTGGATAAAGCGCAAGTTCATGTAGAGTTCAATTCAAGCGAAGTTGGCGTTGAAAAAATTAAAGAAACGATTGATGACCAAGGTTACGACGTCGAATAA
- a CDS encoding DinB family protein, producing MILAKQLFEYHEWATKKLLFYIEENCPQAFNQQIESVFKSIKETAEHLYIVDVLWFDRIQGKETSNTDITFNSADEAKGKINELHRNMTLYLKGEDISRIVTYKNSSGDTFENTLEDICTHLANHGTYHRGNITAMLWSMGHKSIATDYVYFLREIKNHKA from the coding sequence ATGATATTGGCAAAACAATTGTTTGAATACCATGAGTGGGCGACAAAAAAATTATTATTTTATATAGAAGAAAATTGTCCGCAAGCATTTAACCAGCAGATAGAAAGTGTTTTTAAATCAATAAAGGAAACAGCAGAACATCTATACATAGTGGATGTTCTTTGGTTCGACCGTATACAAGGGAAAGAAACTTCGAACACAGATATTACATTTAATAGTGCGGACGAAGCAAAGGGAAAAATTAATGAGTTGCATCGTAACATGACCTTGTATTTAAAAGGAGAAGATATATCGCGTATTGTTACTTATAAGAACTCTAGCGGAGATACTTTTGAAAACACGCTCGAAGATATCTGTACCCATTTGGCCAATCACGGTACATATCATCGCGGAAATATCACCGCCATGCTTTGGTCGATGGGACATAAAAGTATTGCGACTGACTATGTTTATTTTTTAAGAGAAATAAAAAATCACAAAGCATAA
- a CDS encoding heavy metal translocating P-type ATPase: MSSLQKEVQLPITGMTCAACAARIEKGLKKIEGVNEASVNLALEKASLKYDSSVTSVAAFEKKISDLGYGVASEKAELDIIGMTCAACSARIEKGLNKLDGINKAAVNLALETATVEYNPSQVSIQDMISKVEKLGYQAKRKQEKNAEAADYREQEIERQKGKFVFSLILAFPLLWAMVSHFSFTSFIYLPEMLMNPWVQLALATPVQFVVGRQFYIGTYKALRNGSANMDVLVALGTSAAYFYSLYQSIVSIGSHAHMVELYFETSAVLITLIILGKLFEARAKGRSSDAIKKLMGLQAKNATVLRDGSEMEIPLEEVIVGDVIYVKPGEKVPVDGEIVEGRSALDESMLTGESVPVDKTMGDAVFGATINKNGFLKVKATKVGKDTALAQIIKVVEEAQGSKAPIQRLADQISGIFVPIVVGIAVITFFIWYFLVSPGEFAVALEKLIAVLVIACPCALGLATPTSIMAGSGRAAEYGVLFKGGEHLELTHRITTVVLDKTGTVTNGKPVLTDVVIEGKMDEETFIQLVGSAEKQSEHPLAEAIVQGIKERNIELVDVDEFEAIPGYGIKAIVKGRNLLIGTRRLMSKFNVEIGSAENRMVALEGNGKTAMLVAVDGVYEGIVAVADTVKETSKQAIKRLKDLGLEVIMITGDNKRTAQAIANEVGIDAAIAEVLPEGKAEEVKKLQLQGKRVAMVGDGINDAPALAISDIGMAIGTGTDVAMEAADITLMRGDLNSIADAIIMSKKTIRNIKQNLFWAFGYNTLGIPVAALGLLAPWLAGAAMAFSSVSVVLNALRLQRVNLNEKGRKI; the protein is encoded by the coding sequence ATGAGTTCATTGCAAAAAGAAGTTCAGTTGCCAATTACAGGTATGACATGTGCCGCATGTGCGGCACGGATTGAAAAAGGATTAAAGAAAATAGAAGGCGTAAACGAAGCAAGTGTGAATTTGGCTTTAGAAAAAGCTTCGTTAAAATATGATTCCTCTGTTACGAGCGTAGCAGCATTCGAAAAAAAAATCAGTGATTTAGGTTACGGTGTTGCATCTGAAAAAGCAGAATTAGATATTATCGGAATGACATGCGCTGCTTGTTCGGCGAGAATCGAGAAGGGTTTGAATAAGCTTGACGGAATTAATAAAGCAGCTGTCAATTTGGCGCTTGAAACAGCCACAGTGGAATATAATCCTTCACAGGTAAGCATCCAGGACATGATCAGCAAAGTAGAAAAACTCGGATATCAGGCGAAGAGGAAGCAAGAGAAGAATGCGGAAGCAGCCGACTATAGGGAACAGGAAATCGAAAGGCAAAAAGGTAAATTTGTCTTTTCATTAATCCTGGCTTTCCCGTTATTATGGGCGATGGTAAGCCATTTTAGTTTTACCTCCTTTATCTATTTGCCTGAAATGCTGATGAATCCATGGGTACAGCTTGCTCTCGCAACTCCGGTCCAATTCGTAGTTGGAAGGCAGTTTTATATAGGTACCTATAAAGCACTCAGGAATGGCAGCGCTAATATGGATGTTCTAGTGGCATTAGGCACATCGGCTGCCTATTTTTACAGCTTATATCAATCCATTGTTTCAATTGGTTCCCATGCACACATGGTTGAACTTTATTTCGAAACAAGCGCAGTTTTAATCACTTTAATTATTTTAGGTAAATTATTTGAAGCCCGCGCCAAAGGCCGTTCATCAGATGCAATTAAAAAGCTGATGGGATTGCAGGCTAAAAATGCAACCGTTTTGCGGGACGGAAGTGAGATGGAGATTCCTCTTGAGGAAGTCATCGTTGGGGATGTCATCTATGTTAAGCCAGGAGAAAAAGTTCCTGTTGACGGCGAAATTGTCGAAGGCCGCTCCGCCCTGGATGAATCGATGTTGACGGGTGAAAGTGTGCCCGTTGATAAAACCATGGGAGATGCTGTTTTTGGGGCAACGATAAATAAAAATGGATTTTTAAAAGTGAAGGCTACAAAGGTTGGAAAGGATACAGCACTTGCCCAAATCATTAAAGTGGTGGAGGAAGCACAGGGGTCCAAAGCACCCATTCAGCGTCTTGCAGACCAAATATCAGGCATCTTTGTCCCGATTGTTGTCGGTATAGCGGTTATCACTTTTTTTATATGGTATTTTTTGGTAAGTCCTGGTGAGTTTGCCGTGGCGCTGGAAAAACTGATTGCTGTCCTTGTCATCGCCTGCCCGTGTGCATTGGGGCTTGCAACACCAACTTCGATAATGGCAGGCTCCGGCAGGGCGGCTGAATACGGGGTGTTATTTAAAGGCGGGGAACACCTCGAATTAACCCACCGAATCACAACGGTTGTACTTGATAAAACAGGAACTGTCACTAACGGAAAGCCGGTGTTGACAGATGTTGTTATCGAAGGAAAAATGGATGAAGAAACCTTTATCCAGCTGGTTGGATCGGCAGAAAAACAGTCGGAGCATCCTCTTGCAGAAGCGATTGTCCAGGGAATTAAAGAACGAAACATTGAGCTAGTGGATGTTGATGAATTTGAAGCAATCCCTGGATATGGCATTAAAGCGATTGTAAAAGGAAGAAACCTTCTAATTGGAACAAGAAGACTCATGTCCAAATTCAATGTTGAAATAGGCTCTGCTGAAAACCGCATGGTAGCACTTGAAGGAAACGGAAAGACTGCGATGCTAGTTGCCGTCGATGGCGTTTATGAGGGCATTGTCGCAGTAGCAGATACAGTGAAGGAAACATCCAAACAGGCGATTAAACGGTTAAAGGATCTTGGACTTGAAGTCATTATGATTACGGGTGACAACAAACGAACAGCCCAGGCAATTGCCAACGAAGTTGGTATAGATGCTGCTATTGCTGAGGTTCTTCCGGAGGGTAAAGCGGAAGAAGTTAAAAAGCTACAGCTGCAGGGCAAGCGGGTGGCGATGGTGGGTGATGGCATAAATGATGCTCCGGCACTGGCGATTTCAGATATCGGAATGGCGATTGGTACAGGAACAGATGTTGCCATGGAAGCTGCCGATATTACACTGATGAGGGGAGACCTGAACAGTATTGCAGACGCCATAATCATGAGCAAGAAGACGATTCGAAACATTAAACAGAATCTATTCTGGGCATTCGGCTATAATACGCTTGGAATCCCGGTCGCCGCTTTAGGACTCCTGGCCCCATGGCTTGCGGGTGCCGCCATGGCCTTCAGCTCGGTTTCAGTTGTTTTGAATGCTCTTCGGTTACAACGCGTAAACTTGAACGAGAAGGGGCGAAAGATATGA